From one Triticum urartu cultivar G1812 chromosome 3, Tu2.1, whole genome shotgun sequence genomic stretch:
- the LOC125543001 gene encoding basic proline-rich protein-like, whose amino-acid sequence MPAPAPPPLPKPPPAPPPAPKPPPTPAPPPKPPPIPLPAPRPPPKPLPAPPPPPKPPPIPTPEPAPAPNPPPLPPPKPPPFPPPPPKPPPIPAPDPAPAPNPPPLPPPPPKPPPFPPPTPLPPPRPPPLSSPMPPPEPPPIPPPLPKPPPLPPPMPPPEPPPIPPPKPPPLPPPTPPPEPPPIPPPPPMPPPEPPLMPPPAPKPPPLPPPMPPPEPPPMPPPAPPPRPAPLPTPPPAPPPAPNPPPLPNPPPPPAPAPPPSPPPPPIPPPSPAPAPPPSPPPAPIPPPDPPPNPPPPPLPMPPPAPPPNPPPPPAPTPPPAPAPPPSPPPAPTPPPLPNPAPAPLPMPPPAPPPPPNPPPPPIPPPAPT is encoded by the coding sequence ATGCCTGCACCCGCACCACCACCACTTCCAAAGCCGCCTCCTGCACCTCCGCCGGCTCCAAAgccacctcctacgccagctccACCTCCAAAACCGCCACCTATACCACTGCCAGCTCCGAGGCCGCCTCCAAAACCACTACCTGCACCACCACCGCCTCCGAAGCCGCCACCCATTCCAACACCAGAACCTGCTCCAGCACCAAATCCACCACCACTGCCACCTCCAAAACCACCGCCTTTTCCTCCACCGCCTCCAAAGCCGCCTCCCATTCCAGCACCAGATCCGGCTCCAGCACCAAATCCACCACCGCTTCCACCGCCACCTCCAAAACCACCGCCCTTCCCTCCACCTACACCGTTGCCACCTCCAAGGCCTCCACCGTTGTCATCGCCTATGCCTCCCCCGGAACCACCACCCATACCGCCGCCGCTACCAAAGCCTCCACCGCTCCCGCCACCTATGCCTCCGCCCGAACCACCACCCATACCGCCACCAAAGCCTCCACCGCTTCCGCCACCTACGCCTCCACCGGAACCACCACCCATACCCCCGCCGCCACCTATGCCTCCACCGGAACCACCACTCATGCCACCTCCGGCTCCAAAACCTCCACCGCTCCCTCCACCAATGCCACCACCAGAGCCACCACCCATGCCGCCTCCGGCGCCGCCTCCAAGACCTGCGCCGCTACCAACACCACCTCCTGCGCCACCACCAGCACCGAATCCGCCGCCGCTGCCAAAtcctccaccaccacctgcgccagctcctcctccaagtccCCCGCCACCACCAATTCCTCCACCATCTCCAGCTCcagctcctcctccaagtccaccaccAGCGCCCATTCCTCCGCCAGATCCTCCTCCAAACCCACCTCCACCACCGCTACCCATGCCGCCGCCAGCTCCGCCTCCGAATCCACCTCCACCACCAGCGCCAACACCACCACCCGCTCCCGCTCCACCTCCGAGCCCACCGCCCGCTCCCACACCTCCTCCGCTTCCAAACCCTGCACCGGCACCGCTGCCCATGCCGCCGCCGGCGCCACCTCCTCCCCCAAACCCACCACCGCCTCCCATACCTCCGCCTGCACCGACATGA